The following coding sequences are from one Pocillopora verrucosa isolate sample1 chromosome 5, ASM3666991v2, whole genome shotgun sequence window:
- the LOC136280715 gene encoding polycystin-1-like protein 2 has protein sequence MWYDNNGKSSSWFLDQVHIVERSTGEKWDFFYHNWLALQKDNGTIAATLMSRDNGKHSPGFKSMFHSMTSADLADYHIWASVVTRPPRNFLTRVQRASSCLSSLYLAMVCNAMFYLVVGSSEDLIQIGPLQMSLRQLVIGIESTLIVTPVNIIITALFRFRKAKTNGESEDGDSNNNSPDMSSAKNNNEQFLLPHAFVYPAWFLCIATAATAATFTVFYSLQWGKEIADQWLVSVLVSCVEDVFIWQPSKVLVLALLLSLIFKRPKPLDETENCDGTSYAEEIQEQRAYELRKAKFFRFARQFLAFLAFYLFLMIVAYGDKEVNTGDKMWDYMLGKFIHDSYAGEWYNRQFEPTTEYIGNTASMLIGMPRLRQLRINEESCTVVKELEDMIDKCYNFYSMSEEDTIRLYLPYWIHLSDPQLSWNNLSQLLPRPWRYSTAEELNNFPSRAQHHVYGGGGYVLDLGYDKPTAIRMMEAVKDKDRIDRRTRAILLEFQVLNLNTNLMSIITYHYEVLPFGFGLTHERIDTMRLFNFQTMAYSFYPICQLIFIFMVLVYITILLIRLCRKGGAFFKRIWNWIDIGQIVSASLAVVFYVMKVKFMHDSTQEVRRNPFVTVSFQFAIFWTEMENAALSFALFFATFKNLHSIRLNPQLQILAWSLAIAKNDIFSISVLFGLLFIAHGHFAYMVLGGSVFSFSSFIGLFAFEF, from the exons ATGTGGTatgacaacaatggaaagagTTCTTCCTGGTTCCTTGATCAAGTTCATATTGTTGAAAGAAGTACAGGGGAAAAGTGGGATTTCTTCTATCATAATTGGCTAGCTCTTCAAAAGGATAATGGAACGATCGCTGCGACTCTCATGTCCCGTGATAATGGTAAGCACAGCCCAGGGTTTAAAAGTATGTTTCACTCAATGACTTCAGCAGACCTGGCCGATTACCACATCTGGGCCTCTGTCGTTACCAGGCCACCACGCAATTTCCTCACACGCGTTCAGCGTGCCTCTTCCTGCCTTTCTTCTCTGTATTTGGCAATGGTGTGTAACGCCATGTTTTATCTGGTAGTTGGCAGTTCCGAGGATTTGATCCAGATAGGGCCATTGCAAATGTCCCTTCGCCAGCTAGTTATTGGAATTGAGAGTACACTGATAGTTACACCAGTGAATATTATCATAACTGCGTTATTCCGTttcagaaaggcaaaaacgaaCGGAGAGAGTGAAGACGGCGATTCAAACAATAATTCTCCTGATATGTCCTCAgctaaaaataacaatgaacAATTCTTACTTCCCCATGCCTTTGTGTATCCTGCCTGGTTTCTCTGTATTGCAACAGCAGCGACGGCTGCCACGTTTACAGTATTTTACAGCCTTCAATGGGGTAAGGAAATTGCTGATCAATGGTTAGTTTCTGTCTTGGTATCTTGTGTCGAAGATGTTTTCATCTGGCAACCTTCTAAAGTCCTAGTATTAGCTTTGTTATTGAgtctaatttttaaaagaccTAAGCCACTcgatgaaactgaaaattgcgATGGAACATCCTATGCAGAGGAGATACAGGAGCAACGTGCTTATGAATTACGGAAGgcaaaattttttagatttGCGCGAcaatttttggcttttttggccttttatctctttttgatGATTGTAGCTTATGGAGACAAGGAG gTAAACACTGGTGACAAAATGTGGGATTACATGTTGGGAAAGTTCATCCATGACTCTTATGCCGGTGAGTGGTACAATAGACAGTTTGAGCCGACGACAGAGTACATTGGTAACACAGCTTCCATGCTGATTGGAATGCCTCGTCTTCGACAGTTGAGGATAAATGAAG aaTCATGCACCGTCGTGAAGGAGCTTGAGGATATGATTGACAAATGCTACAACTTTTACTCAATGTCAGAGGAGGATACGATACGCCTTTATCTTCCTTATTGGATTCACTTGTCAGACCCACAGCTTAGTTGGAACAATCTATCACAACTTTTACCAAGGCCTTGGCGTTATTCAACTGCAGAGGAGCTCAATAACTTTCCATCGCGAGCACAACATCACGTATATGGCGGTGGAGGGTACGTTCTCGATTTGGGATACGATAAACCGACTGCTATCCGTATGATGGAGGCTGTTAAAGACAAAGACCGGATTGACAGAAGAACAAGGGCAATTCTGCTTGAATTTCAAGTCCTAAACCTGAACACTAACTTAATGAGCATTATCACTTACCATTATGAAGTTCTTCCTTTCGGATTTGGGCTTACTCACGAAAGGATTGACACCATGagattgtttaattttcaaactaTGGCCTACAGCTTTTACCCAATATGCCAGttgatatttatatttatggTGTTAGTGTATATCACGATACTTCTTATAAGACTATGTCGTAAAGGAGGTGCATTTTTCAAGCGAATATGGAACTGGATAGATATTGGTCAAATTGTGAGTGCCTCGCTTGCAGTTGTGTTTTACGTTATGAAAGTGAAGTTTATGCATGACAGTACCCAAGAAGTGCGAAGGAATCCATTTGTGACAGTAAGCTTTCAGTTCGCAATTTTTTGGACTGAAATGGAAAATGCTGCtctttcatttgctttattctttgCCACGTTTAAAAATCTCCACTCCATTCGACTTAATCCGCAGTTACAAATACTAGCGTGGTCGTTAGCCATTGcgaaaaatgatattttttcaataAGTGTTCTCTTCGGATTACTATTTATTGCACATGGGCATTTTGCTTACATGGTTTTGGGTGGCtctgtgttttcattttcatcgtTCATCGGCTTGTTcgcttttgaattttaa